A stretch of the Aegilops tauschii subsp. strangulata cultivar AL8/78 chromosome 4, Aet v6.0, whole genome shotgun sequence genome encodes the following:
- the LOC109780640 gene encoding agamous-like MADS-box protein AGL66, with protein MGRVKLAIKRIENNTNRHVTFSKRRNGLIKKAYELSVLCDIDIALLMFSPSRRLCPFSGRHGVEDVLLRYLNMSDNDRGEPIQNREYLISMLQRLKRESDMATQLANPGALNEKVEEIQKEIYACQQQLQISEERLRLFEPDPAAFGSMVEIDNCEKFLMDMLTRVVERKNYLLSNLAPFDPTAPGMQGGNEAQMYVHAMKTEEGGGMGTFAGDAAALWGSDDGQNPGHQIFGGTDPMIYLSDPDVYDGKSQVAGMHGGDGDVGGSSQTADPWRQAYSCTELLSTLIPNTPFPLMQHCLGPDDGQYLPAMVPAAQDQLEASASCSYNIPTSDESGTPVMAYDGGGGVPPPNVG; from the exons ATGGGGCGCGTGAAGCTGGCCATCAAGCGGATCGAGAACAACACGAACCGGCACGTGACCTTCTCCAAGCGCCGGAACGGGCTCATCAAGAAGGCCTACGAGCTCTCCGTCCTCTGCGACATCGACATCGCCCTCCTCATGTTCtccccctcccgccgcctctgcCCCTTCTCCGGCCGCCACGG GGTGGAGGATGTGCTTCTCCGGTACCTCAACATGTCCGACAACGACCGGGGAGA ACCCATCCAGAATCGAGAG TACCTCATCAGCATGCTCCAGAGGCTCAAGCGCGAGAGCGACATGGCCACACAGCTAGCAAA CCCGGGGGCATTGAACGAGAAGGTAGAG GAGATTCAGAAGGAGATATACGCGTGTCAGCAGCAGCTGCAGATCTCCGAGGAACGCCTCAG GCTGTTCGAGCCGGACCCCGCCGCGTTCGGTTCCATGGTTGAGATCGACAATTGCGAGAAGTTCCTCATGGACATGCTCACCCGCGTCGTCGAGAGGAAG AACTACCTGCTGAGCAACCTGGCCCCGTTCGACCCGACGGCGCCCGGGATGCAG GGCGGGAACGAGGCGCAGATGTACGTGCACGCGATGAAGACGGAGGAAGGCGGCGGCATGGGCACGTtcgccggcgacgccgccgcgcTGTGGGGCTCCGACGACGGGCAGAACCCCGGCCACCAGATCTTCGGCGGGACGGACCCGATGATCTACCTCAG CGACCCGGACGTGTACGACGGCAAATCGCAGGTGGCCGGAATGCACGGCGGCGACGGAGACGTCGGGGGCAGCAGCCAGACGGCGGATCCGTGGCGGCAGGCGTACAGCTGCACCGAGCTGCTCTCCACGCTCATCCCCAACACGCCCTTCCCTCTCATGCAGCACTGCCTGGGGCCCGACGACGGCCAGTACCTGCCGGCCATGGTGCCGGCGGCACAGGACCAGCTCGAGGCGTCCGCCAGCTGCTCCTACAACATACCCACCAGCGACGAGAGCGGCACGCCCGTCATGGCGTacgacggcggcggtggcgtgcCGCCGCCCAACGTCGGCTGA